From a single Natronorubrum tibetense GA33 genomic region:
- the hutG gene encoding formimidoylglutamase: protein MTQPRHSVWESPSSDPNDETIGDIVEPADMSELDAFDAVLVGEPFDAAVIGREGAGDGPAAIREALAGVKTHHFEGGPIAALGDYGDVQASATDLESVREAVSAVSRTVHDSAATPVFLGGDNSLTVPNVRPLLDRRDVGVINLDAHLDVREGQGTPTSGTPYRELLESGLATYTCVGARHFETSTVYAEYLDEQGGTVITAETVGSDLEEAIHRTQQSVRAVDSVYLSIDCDVLDVAYAPGVSAPTPGGLASRELFRFVRDLASHDRLAGVEIVECAPPLDEGGKTVDAAARVVAHALSGMTAETEPAAAAGGGSR from the coding sequence GTGACGCAGCCACGCCACTCCGTCTGGGAGTCGCCATCGAGCGATCCCAACGACGAGACGATCGGTGATATCGTCGAACCGGCGGATATGAGCGAACTGGACGCGTTCGATGCCGTCCTCGTCGGCGAGCCGTTCGATGCGGCTGTCATCGGACGCGAGGGTGCCGGCGACGGGCCGGCGGCCATCCGCGAGGCGCTCGCCGGCGTGAAAACGCACCACTTCGAGGGCGGCCCGATCGCCGCTCTCGGCGACTACGGTGACGTACAAGCGTCGGCTACCGACCTCGAGTCCGTACGCGAAGCGGTCTCAGCAGTCTCCCGGACCGTCCACGACTCGGCTGCGACTCCGGTCTTCCTGGGCGGCGACAACTCGCTGACGGTCCCGAACGTGCGGCCGCTTCTGGACCGTCGCGACGTGGGCGTGATCAACCTCGACGCCCACCTCGACGTCCGGGAGGGACAGGGGACGCCGACCAGCGGGACGCCGTACCGCGAACTGCTCGAGTCCGGCTTAGCTACCTACACGTGTGTCGGCGCGCGCCACTTCGAGACCTCGACCGTCTACGCGGAGTACCTCGACGAACAGGGTGGAACGGTCATCACGGCGGAAACGGTCGGTTCGGATCTCGAGGAAGCGATTCACCGCACACAACAGTCCGTTAGGGCAGTGGATTCAGTCTACCTTAGCATCGACTGTGACGTCCTCGACGTCGCGTACGCCCCCGGCGTGAGCGCACCGACGCCGGGCGGACTCGCGTCGCGTGAATTGTTCCGGTTCGTCCGCGACCTCGCGAGCCACGATCGCCTCGCCGGCGTGGAAATCGTCGAGTGTGCACCGCCCCTGGACGAGGGAGGAAAAACGGTCGACGCGGCGGCTAGAGTCGTCGCCCACGCCCTGTCTGGGATGACAGCCGAAACTGAGCCCGCCGCGGCCGCGGGAGGTGGGTCACGATGA
- the hutI gene encoding imidazolonepropionase: protein MTDVDTVVYGATELVTGPAAATTGGDHPGGDGAPAIPDAVLERIEDGAVAIADGEVVAVGPTEDVVRKYPPENAADAVDASGKTVLPGFVDSHTHAVFAGDRSDEFAAKLRGKPYQEILADGGGILRTVRATRDASEATLLENLLERLDTMLASGATTVEVKSGYGLETETERKLLEVVERADDEHPIRLVPTFMGAHAVPEAAETTADYVDRVIEEQLPAVADHAVFCDVFCEEDVFSVADSRRVLEAGREHGLEPKIHAEEFAHLGGSQLAADLNAVSADHLLQATDEDAAALADAGVTPTLLPGTAFALETAYADPRRFLAAGSEIAIATDFNPNCYAPGMEFAATLACVGMGLSPAESIRAGTYGGGIALGANHPQIDAVPGDCGTLREGGPGDLLVLDAPSHAHVPYRFGDSVVEHAFVAGDRAYAFQSGVIR, encoded by the coding sequence ATGACCGATGTCGATACCGTCGTCTACGGCGCAACCGAACTCGTCACCGGGCCGGCCGCAGCGACGACGGGCGGCGACCATCCCGGGGGCGACGGCGCTCCTGCAATCCCGGACGCCGTACTCGAGCGCATCGAAGACGGGGCGGTCGCGATCGCGGACGGCGAGGTCGTCGCGGTCGGACCGACGGAGGACGTCGTCCGCAAATATCCACCGGAGAACGCGGCCGACGCGGTCGATGCGAGCGGCAAGACCGTGTTACCGGGGTTCGTCGACAGCCACACACATGCCGTCTTCGCCGGCGATCGGTCCGACGAGTTCGCCGCCAAACTCCGCGGCAAGCCCTATCAGGAGATTCTCGCGGACGGCGGCGGGATTCTTCGAACGGTTCGGGCGACCCGGGACGCGAGCGAAGCGACCCTCCTCGAGAACCTGCTCGAGCGCCTCGATACGATGCTGGCGAGCGGCGCGACGACGGTCGAGGTGAAATCCGGGTACGGACTGGAGACGGAGACCGAGCGAAAACTTCTCGAGGTTGTCGAGCGGGCCGACGACGAACATCCCATCCGGCTCGTCCCCACGTTCATGGGTGCCCACGCGGTTCCGGAAGCGGCGGAGACGACCGCCGATTACGTCGACCGCGTGATCGAAGAGCAGTTACCGGCAGTCGCCGACCACGCAGTCTTCTGTGACGTGTTCTGCGAGGAAGACGTGTTTTCGGTGGCGGACTCGCGACGCGTGCTCGAGGCGGGACGTGAACACGGACTCGAGCCGAAGATCCACGCCGAGGAGTTCGCCCATCTCGGCGGGAGCCAACTCGCCGCCGACCTGAACGCCGTCAGTGCGGACCACCTGCTGCAAGCGACCGACGAAGACGCGGCGGCACTGGCGGACGCGGGCGTCACGCCGACGCTCTTACCGGGTACGGCGTTCGCGCTCGAGACGGCGTACGCGGACCCGCGACGGTTCCTCGCGGCGGGCAGCGAAATCGCTATCGCGACCGACTTCAATCCGAACTGTTACGCGCCGGGGATGGAGTTCGCGGCGACGCTCGCCTGCGTCGGCATGGGGCTGTCGCCGGCGGAGTCGATCCGAGCCGGCACCTACGGCGGCGGCATTGCCCTCGGTGCGAACCACCCGCAGATCGATGCGGTACCGGGCGACTGCGGAACGCTCCGCGAAGGCGGGCCTGGCGACCTCCTCGTACTCGACGCGCCGTCACACGCCCACGTCCCCTACCGATTCGGGGACTCGGTCGTCGAACACGCGTTCGTCGCCGGCGACCGCGCGTACGCCTTCCAGTCGGGGGTGATCCGATGA
- a CDS encoding HAL/PAL/TAL family ammonia-lyase — protein sequence MTITLDGDSLTIEDVVAVARDERPVEISDEARTRVRESRARVEDILEAGDPVYGVNTGFGELVDTQVPESRVADLQTNLVRSHAAGAGRELSHEEVRAMIVTRINALLKGYSGIRLAVVELLANLLNEGVYPVVPSRGSLGASGDLAPLAHLALVLIGEGEADVVGDGNKDDGEKRNGDESDDAATETSERLSGDEALAAAELEPVDLQAKEGLALINGTQLTLGIGALLVVDAERLCRGADIAGALTTEVTMGTTAACAEPVHDLRPHRGQSESARAVRRLTAESDVVESHRNCDRVQDAYSIRCLPQIHGAVRDAVSHLREAVSIELNSVTDNPLVFPRADLDDRASGTERAAVVSGGNFHGAPLAHRLDYLVAVLTDLAAVSERRIDRIVNPNLQEPHLPPFLATDPGVESGLMIAQYTAASLVAECRSIGRAATDNIPVSGGQEDHVSMSATAAMNAQRVLERTRQVVAAELLCGAEAAEYVDEALGNGTSDAHETVREVVRPLSGDRRPDRDLAAVETLIETGLLATAIDQQGGERNRER from the coding sequence ATGACGATCACGCTCGACGGCGACTCGCTGACGATCGAAGACGTCGTCGCCGTCGCGCGGGACGAGCGACCGGTCGAAATCAGCGACGAAGCCCGCACCCGCGTTCGCGAGTCCAGAGCGCGCGTCGAAGATATTCTCGAGGCCGGCGATCCGGTCTATGGCGTTAACACCGGGTTCGGCGAACTCGTCGATACGCAGGTCCCGGAGTCGAGGGTCGCCGACCTTCAGACGAATCTCGTCCGGAGCCACGCCGCGGGGGCGGGTCGAGAGCTTTCCCACGAAGAGGTTCGAGCGATGATCGTCACCCGGATCAACGCCCTCCTGAAGGGGTATTCGGGGATCAGACTCGCCGTCGTCGAGTTGCTGGCCAACCTGCTCAACGAGGGCGTGTATCCGGTGGTTCCCTCGCGTGGCAGTCTCGGCGCGTCCGGGGATCTCGCGCCGCTTGCCCACCTCGCACTCGTTCTCATCGGAGAGGGCGAAGCGGATGTCGTCGGAGACGGGAACAAAGACGACGGCGAAAAACGGAATGGGGACGAAAGCGACGACGCCGCAACCGAAACCAGCGAACGGCTCTCCGGCGACGAGGCGCTGGCGGCGGCCGAACTGGAGCCGGTCGACCTCCAGGCGAAAGAGGGGCTCGCCCTTATCAACGGGACCCAGCTAACCCTGGGGATCGGCGCGTTACTCGTCGTCGACGCCGAACGGCTCTGCCGTGGGGCGGACATCGCTGGGGCGCTCACGACGGAGGTGACGATGGGAACGACCGCCGCCTGCGCCGAACCGGTTCACGACCTCCGACCGCATCGCGGCCAGTCGGAGAGTGCACGCGCGGTCCGCCGATTGACCGCGGAGTCCGACGTTGTCGAATCACACCGCAACTGTGACCGCGTTCAGGACGCGTACTCGATCCGGTGTCTCCCGCAGATTCACGGTGCCGTTCGCGACGCCGTTTCCCACCTCCGGGAGGCAGTGTCGATCGAACTCAACAGCGTCACCGACAATCCGCTGGTGTTTCCTCGCGCCGACCTCGACGACCGGGCCTCGGGAACGGAGCGCGCCGCAGTCGTTTCCGGCGGGAACTTTCACGGCGCCCCGCTCGCACACCGACTCGATTATCTCGTCGCAGTACTGACCGACCTCGCCGCCGTCTCCGAGCGGCGCATCGACCGAATCGTCAACCCCAACCTCCAGGAGCCACACCTTCCGCCGTTTCTCGCCACCGATCCGGGCGTCGAATCCGGGCTCATGATCGCACAGTACACCGCCGCCTCACTGGTGGCCGAGTGTCGAAGTATTGGCCGCGCGGCGACGGACAACATCCCCGTCTCCGGCGGTCAGGAAGACCACGTGAGCATGAGCGCGACGGCCGCGATGAACGCACAACGGGTGCTCGAGCGCACTCGACAGGTCGTCGCGGCGGAACTACTTTGCGGAGCGGAGGCCGCCGAATACGTGGACGAAGCGCTCGGAAATGGGACGAGTGACGCCCACGAAACGGTTCGGGAGGTCGTCCGACCGCTGTCGGGGGATCGACGGCCCGACAGAGATCTGGCGGCGGTCGAAACGCTGATCGAGACCGGATTGCTCGCGACGGCGATCGACCAACAGGGAGGAGAACGGAACCGGGAACGGTAG
- a CDS encoding GNAT family N-acetyltransferase, translated as MSVHPTFSFDDEIQRTVYEYVERNGAVTPGELARSIRIDSGPTQSKPARSGSYTGSECLSMDDLESCLNALKTEGYLTETNGKLRVSLSATATEFDLEDGTVSIGPAREEDRVGIIETMREVAGEETYIVAENVATQLDRESALIRANEEHSRAIFVATFDPEPATDADARTDAETDDDERTVTNEDSPSNRTVAGWLHVDAPELPSLRHTAELTVGVDPKFRRRGIGSSLLEYGLEWADGAGYQKLYQNLPTTNEAAIEFLEANGWQREGVHEGQYCIDEEFVDELMLATWLEGNDRALFAEKSQLNR; from the coding sequence ATGAGCGTTCATCCGACGTTTTCGTTCGACGACGAGATTCAACGAACCGTCTACGAGTACGTCGAGCGAAACGGTGCCGTCACTCCCGGCGAGTTGGCGCGATCGATCCGAATCGATTCGGGACCGACGCAGTCGAAACCCGCGCGGTCGGGGTCGTACACCGGATCCGAGTGCCTCTCGATGGATGACCTCGAATCCTGTCTGAACGCGCTGAAAACCGAAGGGTATCTAACCGAGACGAACGGAAAGCTTCGAGTCTCTCTCTCGGCAACGGCGACCGAGTTCGACCTCGAGGACGGCACGGTAAGCATCGGGCCGGCGCGGGAAGAAGACCGAGTCGGCATCATCGAGACCATGCGCGAGGTCGCCGGCGAGGAAACCTACATTGTCGCCGAGAACGTCGCGACCCAACTCGACCGAGAGTCGGCCCTCATTCGGGCCAACGAGGAACACTCGCGGGCGATTTTCGTGGCAACGTTCGACCCCGAACCCGCGACCGACGCCGACGCCCGCACTGACGCCGAGACGGATGACGACGAGCGCACTGTGACGAACGAGGACTCACCGTCGAACCGAACGGTCGCCGGCTGGCTTCACGTCGACGCGCCCGAACTCCCATCGCTTCGCCACACCGCCGAACTGACCGTCGGCGTCGATCCGAAGTTCCGGCGGCGAGGGATCGGCTCGTCGCTGCTCGAGTACGGCCTCGAGTGGGCCGACGGTGCCGGCTACCAGAAGCTCTATCAGAACCTCCCGACGACGAACGAGGCTGCGATCGAGTTTCTCGAGGCCAACGGTTGGCAGCGCGAGGGTGTCCACGAGGGCCAGTACTGCATCGACGAGGAGTTTGTCGACGAACTGATGCTGGCGACGTGGCTGGAGGGAAACGATCGGGCACTGTTCGCTGAAAAGTCGCAACTGAACCGGTAG
- a CDS encoding ubiquitin-like small modifier protein 1, which translates to MEIELRFFATFREAVGQKERVETFDDGDSVGDVLASLESAYEGLEGQLLEDGDDGVAIRPQLSVLKNGRDVTHMAGVETTLEDGDRLSVFPPVAGG; encoded by the coding sequence ATGGAGATCGAACTTCGGTTTTTCGCCACCTTTCGGGAGGCCGTCGGACAGAAAGAGCGAGTGGAGACGTTCGACGACGGCGATTCGGTGGGTGACGTACTGGCCAGCCTCGAGTCGGCGTACGAAGGGCTCGAGGGGCAATTACTCGAGGACGGTGACGACGGCGTCGCGATCAGACCACAGCTGAGCGTGCTCAAAAACGGCCGTGACGTGACCCACATGGCGGGCGTCGAGACGACACTCGAGGACGGCGACCGACTGTCGGTGTTTCCGCCGGTCGCCGGCGGCTAA
- a CDS encoding carboxylate--amine ligase, translating into MSIIEKFYSGDSGNRSGSIVVPAVTVPSTDACLRSLSPRGVHTIVVSDDPTAKSFCSRYCDEAVLVPDPTTNLETYADALLALARRDDVRTIVPVREPDIFVLSKYRESFAEHIATPWPTLETLRRVHDRVRLAEAADAAGVPVPDTRPLEDVETIETPSIVKSRYNLLVDEYVDSVPPDQVQQSKTVEHLQRGTTPNVAHLRETFGHDPIVQEFVPIEEEYMVGALYDHGELLASVQHRQLRGASYTGGGGVYRESVFDDDLQEAAQALLEELEWHGLACIEYMRHPETGEFYLTEINPRMWTSLSANVQMGADFPHYYWQLATGRADEIEAGYDLDVGCHYLKGELTYLLSLLREESDLVDRPSFPATVREIARSCYEQPTFDVLSRDDPWPFLQDALTTLDRGVLEGRGLSEFGRRVSGAEPPVDWREAADVAKVQRGRSQPVEQ; encoded by the coding sequence ATGTCTATAATAGAGAAATTCTACTCTGGAGATAGTGGCAACCGAAGCGGATCGATCGTCGTCCCGGCCGTCACAGTCCCGAGTACCGACGCCTGTCTCCGCTCGCTGTCCCCGCGCGGCGTCCACACCATCGTCGTCTCCGACGATCCGACGGCGAAATCGTTCTGCTCGAGGTACTGCGACGAAGCCGTTCTGGTTCCCGACCCGACGACGAACCTCGAGACGTACGCCGACGCGCTGCTCGCCCTCGCCCGGCGCGACGACGTCCGGACGATCGTCCCGGTCCGCGAACCGGATATCTTCGTCCTCTCGAAGTACCGGGAGTCGTTCGCGGAACACATCGCGACGCCGTGGCCGACGCTCGAGACGCTCCGTCGAGTTCACGATCGAGTTCGCCTGGCGGAAGCCGCGGACGCCGCCGGCGTTCCCGTTCCGGATACGCGCCCGCTCGAGGACGTCGAGACGATCGAGACGCCGTCGATCGTCAAATCCCGGTACAACCTTCTCGTCGACGAATACGTCGACTCGGTTCCGCCGGATCAAGTGCAACAGAGCAAGACCGTCGAACACCTGCAGAGGGGGACGACGCCGAACGTCGCACACCTCCGGGAGACGTTCGGACACGACCCCATCGTCCAGGAGTTCGTCCCGATCGAGGAGGAGTACATGGTCGGCGCGCTCTACGATCACGGCGAGTTGCTGGCGTCAGTCCAGCACAGACAGCTTCGCGGCGCGTCGTACACCGGTGGCGGTGGCGTCTACCGCGAGTCCGTCTTCGACGACGACCTACAGGAGGCCGCACAGGCGTTGCTCGAGGAACTCGAGTGGCACGGACTCGCCTGCATCGAGTACATGCGCCACCCCGAGACGGGCGAATTCTACCTGACCGAGATCAACCCGCGGATGTGGACCTCGCTTTCGGCGAACGTCCAGATGGGGGCGGACTTTCCCCACTACTACTGGCAGCTGGCGACCGGTCGCGCCGACGAGATCGAAGCCGGCTACGACCTCGACGTCGGCTGTCACTACCTGAAAGGCGAACTAACCTACCTCCTTAGTCTCCTGCGCGAGGAGTCGGACCTCGTCGACCGACCGTCGTTCCCGGCCACGGTTCGAGAGATCGCTCGCTCCTGTTACGAACAGCCCACCTTCGACGTGCTGAGCCGCGACGATCCGTGGCCCTTCCTGCAGGACGCGCTCACCACGCTCGACAGGGGCGTCCTCGAGGGACGCGGGCTGTCCGAGTTCGGCCGGCGAGTCAGCGGTGCGGAGCCACCCGTCGACTGGCGCGAGGCCGCGGACGTCGCTAAGGTCCAACGCGGGCGGTCGCAGCCGGTCGAGCAGTAG
- a CDS encoding AzlC family ABC transporter permease, producing MATDSESSTDVPRESNPSVDGARTERTPDSDEVTFGWEGVRAGFLTGMPIAIGVGGYGIAFGVLANQAGLSVAEAALMSATVLAGASQIIAVELWADPIPIAAIVATTFAVNLRYSLMGAALQPWFRHLSPTQIYGSLVMMADENWALTMRDLKSGRGRGAFLLGSGIVLWLFWVGSTVLGVLAGESVGDPDQYGFDFILAAVFVALAAELWEGRSTLVPWLVALGTSVVAANVLPGRWYILIGGLAAAAVEVMRHDG from the coding sequence ATGGCGACGGATTCGGAGTCGAGCACAGACGTCCCTCGAGAGTCGAATCCATCGGTCGACGGCGCGAGGACGGAACGAACACCGGATAGCGACGAGGTCACGTTCGGTTGGGAGGGGGTCCGCGCCGGCTTTCTCACCGGGATGCCGATCGCGATCGGCGTCGGCGGGTACGGAATCGCCTTCGGCGTCCTCGCCAATCAGGCCGGGCTGAGCGTCGCGGAAGCGGCCCTGATGAGCGCGACGGTGCTGGCCGGTGCCTCCCAGATCATCGCCGTCGAACTCTGGGCGGACCCGATTCCGATCGCCGCGATCGTCGCCACGACGTTCGCGGTCAACCTCCGGTACTCGCTGATGGGCGCGGCGCTCCAGCCCTGGTTTCGTCACCTCTCGCCGACCCAGATCTACGGGAGCCTCGTGATGATGGCCGACGAGAACTGGGCGCTAACGATGCGCGACCTAAAATCGGGCCGCGGCCGCGGCGCGTTCCTGCTCGGGAGCGGCATCGTGCTCTGGCTGTTCTGGGTCGGATCGACGGTTCTGGGAGTCCTCGCCGGCGAATCGGTCGGCGACCCGGACCAGTACGGCTTCGACTTCATCCTCGCGGCCGTGTTCGTCGCCCTCGCGGCCGAACTCTGGGAAGGACGATCGACACTGGTACCGTGGCTCGTCGCGCTGGGGACGAGCGTCGTCGCCGCGAACGTGCTTCCGGGCCGGTGGTACATCCTGATCGGCGGACTGGCCGCAGCCGCGGTCGAGGTGATGCGACACGATGGTTGA
- a CDS encoding AzlD family protein — MVELLSLDPLVVGVILAMTVVTVIAKVGGIWLVRRFDVGERVEAGLDILPGAIVIAVLGPELAAGGPAEWGAAAVVLGVMWRTENILLALCAGVLAVVAFRAVV; from the coding sequence ATGGTTGAGCTACTGTCGCTCGACCCGCTCGTCGTCGGCGTCATCCTCGCGATGACTGTCGTCACGGTGATCGCGAAAGTCGGTGGCATCTGGCTCGTCCGTCGATTCGACGTGGGCGAGCGAGTCGAGGCCGGACTCGATATCCTTCCGGGCGCGATCGTGATCGCCGTCCTCGGCCCGGAGTTGGCCGCCGGCGGGCCGGCCGAGTGGGGTGCGGCTGCAGTCGTCCTCGGTGTAATGTGGCGCACCGAAAACATCCTGCTGGCGCTGTGTGCGGGCGTCCTCGCCGTGGTGGCGTTCAGAGCGGTCGTCTGA
- a CDS encoding pyridoxamine 5'-phosphate oxidase family protein — protein sequence MAIDQETEMSDAEIDDFLGQHETGVLSLARTDDPYAIPISYGYDGDNREFYMRLVSTPESEKRQFLESSPGARLVVYDEVGSTYRSVIATGSLENISPAELTPGQIAQYGDAKRPLFEIWAQGKKDLDIELYRLEPESLSGRRTDVDRKE from the coding sequence ATGGCTATCGATCAGGAGACCGAAATGAGCGACGCGGAGATCGACGACTTCCTCGGTCAGCACGAGACGGGGGTGCTCTCGCTTGCGCGCACCGACGATCCCTACGCGATCCCGATTTCGTACGGGTACGACGGCGATAATCGGGAGTTCTACATGCGGCTGGTGTCGACGCCGGAGAGCGAGAAACGGCAGTTTCTCGAGTCCTCGCCGGGGGCACGACTCGTCGTCTACGACGAGGTGGGCTCGACCTACCGGAGCGTCATCGCCACGGGGAGCTTAGAGAACATCTCGCCGGCGGAGCTGACACCCGGACAGATCGCCCAGTACGGTGACGCAAAGCGCCCGCTGTTCGAGATCTGGGCACAGGGGAAGAAGGATCTCGATATCGAACTCTACCGACTCGAGCCGGAGTCGCTCAGCGGACGCCGAACCGATGTCGACCGCAAGGAGTAG
- a CDS encoding DUF7560 family zinc ribbon protein, whose amino-acid sequence MSRYEFTCPDCGQAIEVNEEMREATLEHGCPVCGSDVTAADFAAEQQTN is encoded by the coding sequence ATGAGCAGATACGAATTTACCTGTCCCGACTGCGGCCAAGCGATCGAGGTCAACGAGGAGATGCGCGAGGCCACGTTAGAACACGGCTGTCCGGTTTGTGGGAGCGATGTCACGGCAGCGGATTTTGCCGCCGAACAGCAGACGAACTGA
- a CDS encoding helix-turn-helix domain-containing protein — MSSGIRAEVKIDDPAGCVVTQTAGAASGNVQSVSKSTSPDAPERVSEEFMLEAEEYPDSFDTDVELTSIFSYGTSEVYRFTRDLGRGCPCEWIERHDSPVVDVRTRGSALFLTFHAPDMEGLQAIIGDLKAQFSNLDVQRLLQSQQDHAETNLVFVDRSTLTARQLEVLETAHRMGYFEHPKRANAGEVAEELEITSTTFTEHLAAAQTKLLDAILEYDD, encoded by the coding sequence ATGTCTTCGGGGATTCGCGCGGAGGTCAAGATCGACGATCCGGCCGGCTGTGTCGTCACACAGACCGCTGGGGCGGCAAGCGGGAATGTCCAATCCGTCTCGAAGAGTACGAGCCCGGACGCGCCGGAACGCGTCTCCGAGGAGTTCATGCTCGAGGCCGAGGAGTACCCCGACTCGTTCGACACCGACGTCGAACTGACATCGATCTTCTCCTACGGCACGAGCGAGGTGTACCGATTCACTCGCGATCTCGGTCGCGGCTGTCCCTGCGAGTGGATCGAACGCCACGACTCGCCCGTGGTCGACGTCCGAACGCGGGGGTCGGCGCTGTTTCTCACCTTCCACGCGCCGGATATGGAGGGATTACAGGCGATCATCGGCGACCTCAAGGCGCAGTTCTCGAACCTCGATGTCCAGCGACTGCTCCAGTCCCAGCAGGACCACGCCGAGACGAACCTCGTCTTCGTCGACCGGAGCACGCTGACCGCGCGACAGTTGGAGGTCCTCGAGACGGCCCACCGGATGGGGTACTTCGAACATCCCAAGCGGGCCAACGCCGGCGAGGTCGCCGAGGAACTCGAGATCACGAGCACGACGTTTACCGAACACCTCGCGGCCGCACAGACGAAACTCCTCGACGCGATCCTCGAGTACGATGACTGA
- a CDS encoding ArsR/SmtB family transcription factor, translating to MSATNPTTKRGWPTTDDVADAGAVLGALDDDACRAILEATSEESLTATELSDQCEIPMSTAYRKVEKLTEADLVEERVRINTSGKHATEYRKSFDDVLVSVDGGDIAVEMTKSDADTDASAPYAVADD from the coding sequence ATGTCCGCTACGAACCCCACCACGAAGCGAGGATGGCCAACAACCGACGACGTAGCCGACGCCGGTGCGGTGCTCGGCGCACTGGACGACGACGCCTGCCGAGCCATCCTCGAGGCGACGAGCGAGGAGTCGTTGACCGCAACTGAACTCTCCGATCAGTGTGAGATTCCGATGTCGACGGCCTACCGAAAGGTGGAGAAGCTGACCGAAGCCGACCTCGTCGAGGAGCGGGTCCGCATCAACACCTCCGGCAAGCACGCGACGGAGTACCGCAAGTCCTTCGACGACGTTCTCGTCTCGGTCGACGGCGGCGACATCGCGGTCGAGATGACGAAATCCGACGCCGACACCGACGCCAGCGCGCCCTACGCCGTCGCCGACGACTGA
- a CDS encoding MFS transporter, whose translation MGVRMIYPVLLPHLQAAYDLDYTTAGLLLTVLFLAYAFGQLPGGVLADRFAERHILAGSVALCAATILLVVTAGTPALLFLATILFGFGAALYAVARYTTLARLYPDTIGSANGVTAAAQDAGQSVLPPLAGLLAGVLAWQYGFGFAIPLFVGVAILLWWVVPESDGEGSSVDSGAADDSGTGTDADGALSLETARLVASELRNPSIMYGTAIFTLGLCIWQAFTGFYPTYVIEVKGLSSTVASILFGTFFALGVVIKPIAGGAYDRIGLRRSLLVLLGVSGSALAVLPFVEGLVPIAAITVLVSFLLGFGVVTEAYLILELPEEIRGTGFGLLRTIAFGVGALSPVVFGAAADRGLFDYAFFALAAIAAVMILLALRVPAAKETESDDRRPSEDPSA comes from the coding sequence ATGGGGGTCAGGATGATCTATCCCGTGTTGCTTCCCCACTTGCAGGCGGCCTACGACCTCGACTACACGACCGCGGGACTGCTGTTGACCGTCCTCTTCCTCGCGTACGCGTTCGGACAGCTTCCCGGCGGCGTGCTCGCCGACCGGTTCGCGGAGCGCCACATTCTCGCGGGGAGCGTCGCCCTCTGTGCGGCGACGATACTGCTGGTCGTCACGGCCGGGACGCCGGCCCTGCTGTTCCTCGCGACGATCCTGTTCGGCTTCGGCGCGGCGCTGTACGCCGTCGCGCGATACACGACCCTTGCGAGGCTCTACCCCGACACCATCGGCTCCGCAAACGGCGTGACGGCGGCCGCACAGGACGCCGGCCAGTCGGTGCTCCCACCGCTTGCGGGATTGCTCGCGGGCGTCCTCGCCTGGCAGTACGGCTTCGGCTTCGCGATCCCGCTTTTCGTGGGCGTCGCCATCCTGCTCTGGTGGGTCGTCCCCGAAAGCGACGGCGAGGGCTCGAGCGTCGATAGCGGCGCGGCCGACGATTCCGGGACCGGAACCGATGCCGACGGTGCGCTCTCGCTCGAGACGGCACGGCTGGTCGCCTCGGAGCTCCGAAATCCGTCGATCATGTACGGGACGGCGATCTTCACGCTCGGGCTCTGTATCTGGCAGGCGTTTACGGGCTTTTATCCGACGTACGTGATCGAAGTGAAGGGGCTGTCCTCGACGGTCGCGTCGATCCTGTTCGGGACGTTCTTCGCGCTCGGCGTCGTGATCAAGCCGATCGCGGGCGGAGCCTACGATCGGATCGGACTGCGACGGTCGCTGCTCGTTCTGCTTGGCGTTTCCGGAAGCGCGCTCGCCGTCCTCCCGTTCGTCGAGGGGCTGGTGCCGATCGCCGCGATCACCGTGCTCGTAAGCTTTCTGCTCGGGTTTGGCGTGGTCACGGAGGCGTATCTGATCCTCGAACTCCCCGAGGAGATCCGCGGCACCGGGTTCGGGCTCCTGCGAACGATCGCGTTCGGTGTCGGAGCGTTGAGCCCGGTCGTCTTCGGTGCCGCCGCCGACCGCGGGCTCTTCGATTACGCCTTCTTCGCGCTGGCTGCAATCGCGGCTGTGATGATTCTCCTCGCGCTGCGAGTTCCGGCCGCAAAAGAAACCGAATCGGACGACCGCAGACCGTCCGAGGATCCGTCCGCGTAG